Proteins encoded by one window of Procambarus clarkii isolate CNS0578487 chromosome 92, FALCON_Pclarkii_2.0, whole genome shotgun sequence:
- the LOC138359611 gene encoding fibrous sheath CABYR-binding protein-like, which produces MRDKKVLKEQVQGSNECLSSRLKGPANAQATEVIPAEVIPAEVIPAAVIPAAVIPAAVIPAAVIPAEVIPAEVIPAEVIPAAVIPAAVIPAAVLPAAVIPAEVIPAEVIPAEVIPAAVIPAAVIPAAVIPAAVIPAEVIPAEVIPAEVIPAEVIPAEVIPAEFIPAEVIPAAVIPAAVIPAEVIPAEVIPAEVIPAEVIPAEVIPAEVIPAAVIPAAVIPAAVIPAEVIPAEVIPAEVIPAAVIPAAVIPAAVIPAAVIPAEVIPAEVIPAEVIPAEVIPAAVIPAEVIPAEVIPAEVIPAEVIPAEVIPAAVIPAEVIPAAVIPAEVIPAEVIPAAVIPAAVIPAAVIPAAVIPAEVIPAEVIPAEVIPAEVIPAAVIPAEVIPAEVIPAEVIPAEVIPAEVIPAEVIPAKDYDPRAL; this is translated from the exons AGGTTATACCAGCAGAGGTTATACCAGCAGAGGTTATACCAGCAGCTGTTATACCAGCAGCTGTTATACCAGCAGCTGTTATACCAGCAGCGGTTATACCAGCTGAGGTTATACCAGCAGAGGTTATACCAGCAGAGGTTATACCAGCAGCTGTTATACCAGCAGCTGTTATACCAGCAGCTGTTTTACCAGCAGCTGTTATACCAGCTGAGGTTATACCAGCAGAGGTTATACCAGCAGAGGTTATACCAGCAGCTGTTATACCAGCAGCTGTTATACCAGCAGCTGTTATACCAGCAGCGGTTATACCAGCTGAGGTTATACCAGCAGAGGTTATACCAGCAGAGGTTATACCAGCAGAGGTTATACCAGCTGAGGTTATACCAGCTGAGTTTATACCAGCAGAGGTTATACCAGCAGCTGTTATACCAGCAGCTGTTATACCAGCTGAGGTTATACCAGCAGAGGTTATACCAGCAGAGGTTATACCAGCAGAGGTTATACCAGCAGAGGTTATACCAGCAGAGGTTATACCAGCAGCTGTTATACCAGCAGCTGTTATACCAGCAGCGGTTATACCAGCTGAGGTTATACCAGCAGAGGTTATACCAGCAGAGGTTATACCAGCAGCTGTTATACCAGCAGCTGTTATACCAGCAGCTGTTATACCAGCAGCGGTTATACCAGCTGAGGTTATACCAGCTGAGGTTATACCAGCAGAGGTTATACCAGCAGAGGTTATACCAGCAGCTGTTATACCAGCAGAGGTTATACCAGCTGAGGTTATACCAGCTGAGGTTATACCAGCAGAGGTTATACCAGCAGAGGTTATACCAGCAGCTGTTATACCAGCAGAGGTTATACCAGCAGCTGTTATACCAGCAGAGGTTATACCAGCAGAGGTTATACCAGCAGCTGTTATACCAGCAGCTGTTATACCAGCAGCTGTTATACCAGCAGCGGTTATACCAGCTGAGGTTATACCAGCTGAGGTTATACCAGCAGAGGTTATACCAGCAGAGGTTATACCAGCAGCTGTTATACCAGCAGAGGTTATACCAGCAGAGGTTATACCAGCAGAGGTTATACCAGCAGAGGTTATACCAGCAGAGGTTATACCAGCAGAGGTTATACCAGCTAAG gactacgacccccgagcgctgtga